Proteins encoded together in one Candidatus Sulfotelmatobacter sp. window:
- a CDS encoding aminopeptidase, translated as MDQVKTPAPPVQNTQAQRQANLNIPFDPEYTPGAVNAVKVCLRVQPDEQVCLITDEATIEIAAAIGHELQKLGAPYHAWVLEELAERPLTDLPRAILDDLETSQVSIFAVQAQTNELRSRIQMTDVVNRRKIRHAHMVNINRQIMLEGMRADFQKVDRLSAKVVAMVRKARQVRATTAAGTDLTADLNPNYKWLKTSGIISPEKWGNLPGGEIFTTPGEVNGTFVIDGVVGDYLCAKFGNLQDNPLTIRMKGNRLTEAHSQNRELENDFWKYTHTDENSDRVGEFAIGTNIDLKEVIGQILQDEKYPGVHIAFGNPYGAHTGAEWDSTTHIDVVGRKFNIWVDDEQIMREGKFLVEA; from the coding sequence GTGGACCAAGTCAAAACTCCCGCTCCGCCTGTGCAAAATACACAGGCACAACGTCAGGCCAACCTTAACATTCCATTCGATCCTGAGTACACGCCGGGGGCTGTCAATGCCGTCAAAGTGTGCTTGCGCGTGCAGCCTGACGAGCAGGTCTGTTTGATCACCGACGAGGCGACGATTGAGATCGCAGCCGCCATTGGGCATGAACTGCAAAAACTGGGCGCGCCTTATCACGCCTGGGTGCTGGAAGAGTTGGCGGAGCGTCCGCTGACTGATTTGCCGCGCGCGATTCTCGATGATCTCGAAACCAGCCAGGTTTCGATTTTTGCGGTGCAGGCACAGACGAACGAGCTGCGGTCACGCATCCAGATGACCGACGTGGTCAACCGGCGCAAGATTCGCCACGCGCACATGGTAAACATCAATCGCCAAATCATGCTGGAAGGCATGCGCGCGGATTTTCAGAAAGTCGACCGCTTGAGCGCCAAGGTAGTTGCCATGGTGCGGAAGGCGCGGCAGGTGCGGGCCACGACCGCAGCCGGCACGGATCTGACTGCCGATTTGAATCCCAATTACAAGTGGCTGAAGACCAGCGGAATTATCTCGCCGGAAAAGTGGGGCAACTTGCCGGGCGGGGAAATTTTCACGACCCCGGGCGAGGTCAACGGAACGTTTGTGATTGATGGCGTAGTGGGCGATTATCTGTGCGCGAAGTTTGGCAATTTGCAGGACAATCCGCTAACCATACGCATGAAGGGTAACCGGCTCACCGAAGCGCACTCGCAGAATCGCGAACTGGAAAACGACTTCTGGAAATATACTCACACCGACGAGAACAGCGACCGCGTTGGCGAGTTTGCTATCGGCACGAATATCGACTTAAAAGAAGTGATCGGGCAGATTCTCCAGGACGAGAAGTATCCCGGCGTGCATATTGCGTTTGGCAATCCCTACGGCGCCCACACCGGTGCGGAGTGGGATTCGACCACGCACATTGATGTTGTCGGGCGGAAATTTAATATCTGGGTTGACGACGAGCAGATTATGCGCGAGGGGAAGTTTCTGGTGGAAGCGTAG
- a CDS encoding VTT domain-containing protein, giving the protein MLSFFAPKPRHPPTRSVAWQIQHLGALGLFLVAVLDSSPIPTFGAPDILTAVLSASHRNPWWEYAATATIGSILGAYITFQIARKAGSAYLDSKFKKGKVSKFMNVFKKWGTGTLVASTIIPLPTPTTMFFAAAGASDYPRGRFLIVVTVCRAIRYSAIALVAEVYGRRVVRALRHPMQYWGWMLLFAGITLALVVGGILINRRMATAEAK; this is encoded by the coding sequence ATGTTGAGCTTTTTCGCTCCGAAGCCCAGGCATCCACCGACGCGCAGCGTTGCCTGGCAAATACAGCACCTGGGAGCGCTGGGGCTGTTCTTGGTGGCGGTTCTCGACAGTTCTCCGATTCCAACCTTTGGAGCCCCCGATATTCTGACCGCGGTTTTGTCGGCGAGCCACCGCAATCCGTGGTGGGAGTACGCGGCGACCGCCACGATCGGATCGATCCTCGGCGCTTACATTACGTTTCAAATCGCGCGCAAGGCTGGCTCGGCCTACCTTGACAGCAAGTTCAAAAAAGGCAAAGTATCCAAGTTCATGAATGTTTTTAAGAAGTGGGGCACGGGAACTCTGGTCGCCTCCACGATCATTCCTCTGCCAACCCCAACCACCATGTTTTTTGCTGCTGCAGGCGCCTCCGATTATCCGCGAGGACGATTTCTGATCGTCGTGACAGTGTGTAGGGCGATCCGCTATTCCGCCATCGCTCTGGTGGCCGAGGTGTACGGCCGCCGCGTTGTCCGGGCCTTGCGCCATCCCATGCAGTACTGGGGATGGATGCTGTTGTTTGCCGGGATTACGCTAGCCTTGGTGGTGGGCGGAATTCTCATCAACCGCAGGATGGCGACGGCAGAAGCGAAGTGA